In one Candidatus Caccoplasma merdavium genomic region, the following are encoded:
- the pelA gene encoding pectate lyase, translating into MKKKIFGLIFCFLSMIVSAQTMEELQKLPWKQIATKMPKEWYGTPEAKAIAEKLLLYQSELGGFPKNIAFHGEIRQDVIDKIKETGIGTTIDNNATTTEMRFLTNMYAQTHEQIYRDAFFKALNYIYISQYDNGGWPQFYPYRKGKSVAYSRDITFNDGAIVNVLKLLYAISDDDKPYVIFNFTPEEKAKALEAYKKGIQCILDTQIRNKKGELTVWCAQHDPETLKPAKARAYELESYSGDESADIVLLLMKVENPSPEVIAAVKGAVKWFEEHKITDTKYVRYRDENDKWVAYIEYEKGAKPLWARFYDLETEQPFFCDRDGIKRATLAEVGEERRGGYSWYNDEGNEVLEKYAEWIKKIGK; encoded by the coding sequence ATGAAAAAGAAAATTTTTGGATTGATTTTCTGCTTCTTGTCCATGATTGTCTCGGCACAAACGATGGAAGAATTGCAGAAACTCCCGTGGAAACAGATTGCCACCAAGATGCCCAAAGAATGGTACGGCACCCCCGAAGCCAAAGCCATTGCCGAAAAGTTGTTGCTCTATCAAAGCGAATTGGGCGGATTCCCCAAAAACATCGCATTCCATGGCGAAATACGACAAGATGTCATCGACAAAATAAAAGAGACGGGAATAGGTACAACCATCGACAACAACGCCACGACGACCGAAATGCGTTTTCTCACCAACATGTATGCGCAGACGCACGAACAAATCTACCGCGATGCCTTCTTCAAAGCCCTCAATTACATCTACATTTCCCAATACGACAACGGTGGCTGGCCCCAATTCTACCCTTATCGCAAAGGGAAATCTGTGGCTTATTCACGCGACATCACGTTCAACGACGGAGCGATTGTGAACGTACTAAAATTGCTCTACGCCATCAGCGATGACGATAAGCCCTATGTGATTTTCAACTTCACGCCCGAAGAAAAGGCCAAAGCCCTCGAAGCCTATAAAAAAGGCATACAATGTATCCTCGACACCCAGATACGCAATAAAAAAGGCGAGCTCACCGTATGGTGCGCCCAACACGATCCCGAGACACTGAAACCGGCCAAAGCAAGAGCGTATGAACTGGAATCTTACAGCGGCGACGAATCGGCCGACATCGTGTTGTTGCTGATGAAGGTCGAAAACCCTTCACCCGAAGTGATTGCGGCCGTAAAAGGTGCCGTAAAATGGTTTGAGGAGCACAAAATCACCGATACCAAGTATGTGCGTTATCGCGACGAAAACGACAAATGGGTAGCCTATATCGAATACGAAAAAGGTGCCAAACCGCTTTGGGCCCGTTTCTATGACCTCGAAACCGAGCAACCGTTCTTCTGCGACCGCGACGGCATAAAGCGTGCCACACTGGCCGAAGTAGGTGAAGAACGCCGTGGTGGTTATTCCTGGTACAACGACGAAGGGAATGAAGTTCTTGAAAAATATGCCGAGTGGATAAAGAAAATCGGAAAATAA
- a CDS encoding polysaccharide lyase yields the protein MKRITLLSGILFLAIACPIEAQYPTVPDSIQQRVAQENAYYDKLDNAAWEKALKIVKKEEKKYGRVYRPWASKPKDLPQCQIPAFPGAEGGGAFTAGGRGGKVITVTSLADRGPGTLREACETGGARIVVFNVAGVIELKSPISIKAPYITIAGQTAPGDGVCVAGASFLIDTHDVIIRHMRFRRGAVDVGNRDDALGGNAVGNIIIDHVSTSWGLDEVMSIYRHVWNRDETGKGTKLPTVNITIQNSMFAEALDTYNHAFGATIGGHNCYFARNLFASNISRNCSIGMNGGFNLVNCVIYNWWNRSVDGGDEYSQYNIINNYFKPGPVTALQNGKAIQYRILKPESSRDKNKPDTFGKAYVNGNIMLGNDRVTADNWDGGVQVYGQRDCGKFEEAIRVDEPFAMPPHNPIMSAQEAYEFVMENVGATLPRRDSVDTRIINTVRTGQAIYDKKARPFVTPYVKRRLPDDSYKYGIITHPQQVGGLPEYKGTPYIDSDNDGMPDAWEIRYGLNPNDPSDATGDCNDDGYTNIEKYINGIDPTRKVDWTDLKNNRDTLTGRLQK from the coding sequence ATGAAACGAATTACCCTCCTGTCGGGAATATTATTCTTGGCAATCGCCTGTCCCATCGAGGCGCAATACCCAACGGTTCCCGACTCGATACAGCAACGTGTCGCCCAAGAAAACGCCTACTATGACAAGCTCGACAATGCAGCTTGGGAAAAGGCATTGAAGATTGTCAAAAAGGAAGAGAAGAAATACGGACGCGTCTACCGGCCTTGGGCCTCAAAACCCAAAGACCTGCCGCAATGCCAAATCCCGGCATTCCCCGGAGCCGAAGGGGGCGGAGCTTTTACTGCCGGCGGACGGGGCGGCAAAGTCATTACCGTGACTTCGCTGGCCGACCGTGGGCCGGGCACTCTGCGCGAAGCCTGCGAGACAGGCGGCGCCCGTATCGTGGTCTTCAACGTGGCCGGTGTAATAGAACTCAAATCACCCATCAGCATTAAAGCACCCTATATCACCATCGCCGGACAAACAGCGCCCGGCGATGGGGTATGCGTGGCCGGCGCCTCCTTCCTCATCGACACCCACGACGTGATAATCCGCCACATGCGCTTCCGCCGAGGAGCCGTCGATGTGGGGAACCGTGACGATGCCTTGGGTGGAAACGCTGTGGGCAATATCATCATCGACCATGTATCGACCTCTTGGGGGCTCGACGAAGTCATGTCGATATACCGTCATGTATGGAACCGCGACGAAACCGGGAAAGGGACGAAATTGCCTACCGTGAACATTACCATTCAAAATTCGATGTTTGCCGAGGCGCTCGACACCTATAACCATGCTTTCGGGGCGACCATCGGCGGACACAACTGTTATTTCGCCCGCAATCTTTTTGCCTCGAACATATCGCGGAACTGCTCCATCGGCATGAACGGCGGTTTCAACTTGGTCAACTGCGTTATCTACAACTGGTGGAACCGGTCTGTCGACGGCGGTGACGAATACTCGCAATACAACATCATCAACAACTACTTCAAGCCCGGTCCCGTCACGGCGCTGCAAAACGGGAAAGCCATACAATATCGCATTCTCAAACCCGAATCAAGCCGTGACAAAAACAAACCCGACACATTCGGGAAAGCCTATGTAAACGGCAACATCATGCTGGGCAACGACCGAGTGACAGCCGACAACTGGGACGGCGGAGTGCAAGTGTACGGGCAACGTGACTGCGGTAAATTTGAAGAGGCGATACGCGTCGACGAGCCTTTTGCCATGCCGCCGCACAACCCCATCATGTCGGCGCAAGAAGCCTATGAGTTTGTCATGGAAAATGTTGGGGCCACTCTTCCACGAAGAGACTCGGTCGATACGCGCATCATCAACACGGTCCGCACGGGACAAGCCATATACGACAAAAAGGCACGCCCCTTCGTCACGCCTTATGTCAAACGGAGACTGCCCGACGATTCATACAAATATGGCATCATCACCCACCCGCAACAGGTGGGCGGGCTGCCCGAGTACAAGGGTACGCCATACATCGACAGCGACAACGACGGAATGCCCGATGCGTGGGAGATACGGTATGGGCTGAACCCCAACGACCCCTCCGACGCCACGGGAGATTGCAACGACGATGGATATACCAACATCGAGAAATACATCAACGGCATCGACCCCACCCGGAAAGTTGACTGGACCGACCTCAAAAACAACCGCGACACGCTTACCGGTCGATTGCAAAAATAG
- the lysA gene encoding diaminopimelate decarboxylase: MNFPIEKFNTLETPFYYYDTELLRQTLQVIKHEASRYPQYHVHYAVKANANSRLLSIIRENGLGADCVSGGEIKAALKAGFPADKIVFAGVGKADWEIKLGLEAGICCFNVESLPELENIDCLAGEMGKTASVALRINPDVDAHTHHYITTGLSENKFGISLEHLEMALDRLATLSHVKLLGLHFHIGSQILDMDSFKMLCNRINEIQETLYRRMIIVDVINVGGGLGIDYQSPDKQPIPDFGAYFSVFHKHLKLRPKQHLFFELGRSVVGQCGTLITRTLYVKEGVQKKFVIVDAGMTDLIRPALYQAYHSIENISSHLPEQQYDVVGPICESSDCFGKVVTLPETSRGDLIAIRSAGAYGEIMASQYNCRALPGCCYSDDLI, from the coding sequence ATGAATTTTCCGATTGAAAAATTCAACACCTTGGAGACCCCTTTCTATTATTATGATACCGAGTTGTTGCGTCAGACATTACAAGTTATCAAACACGAAGCGAGCCGCTATCCGCAATATCATGTGCACTATGCGGTCAAAGCCAATGCCAACAGCCGTTTGCTTTCGATTATCCGTGAAAACGGATTGGGAGCCGACTGCGTTAGCGGCGGGGAGATAAAAGCCGCTTTGAAAGCCGGATTTCCGGCCGACAAGATTGTCTTTGCCGGCGTGGGCAAGGCCGACTGGGAAATAAAACTGGGACTCGAAGCCGGCATTTGCTGCTTCAACGTCGAGTCCTTGCCCGAGCTGGAAAACATCGACTGCCTGGCCGGAGAGATGGGTAAAACGGCTTCGGTGGCTCTGCGCATCAATCCCGATGTCGATGCCCACACGCACCACTATATCACGACGGGGCTGAGCGAGAACAAGTTTGGTATCAGCCTCGAACATCTCGAAATGGCTCTCGACCGCTTGGCTACCCTGTCTCATGTCAAGCTCTTGGGGCTGCATTTCCACATCGGGTCGCAGATTCTCGACATGGACTCGTTCAAGATGCTTTGCAATCGTATCAACGAGATTCAGGAAACGCTCTACCGTCGCATGATCATTGTCGATGTCATCAATGTGGGCGGCGGCTTGGGAATCGATTACCAATCGCCCGACAAACAACCGATACCCGATTTCGGCGCTTATTTTTCGGTCTTCCACAAGCACCTCAAATTACGCCCTAAACAGCATCTCTTCTTTGAATTGGGCCGTTCGGTGGTAGGTCAGTGCGGAACGCTGATAACACGCACGCTGTATGTGAAAGAAGGCGTGCAGAAAAAGTTTGTCATTGTCGATGCCGGTATGACCGACCTTATACGTCCGGCACTTTATCAGGCATATCACAGTATCGAAAACATCTCGTCACATTTGCCCGAGCAACAGTATGATGTGGTAGGACCTATCTGTGAGTCGTCCGACTGTTTCGGCAAAGTGGTCACTTTGCCCGAGACCTCGCGGGGCGATTTGATTGCCATTCGGTCGGCCGGTGCCTATGGCGAAATCATGGCCTCGCAATATAATTGTCGGGCATTGCCGGGCTGCTGCTATTCCGATGACTTGATTTAA
- a CDS encoding aspartate kinase, whose translation MKVLKFGGTSVGSAQRMKNVAGLICDGSQKIVVLSAMSGTTNTLVEISDYLYKKNPDGANEVINALERKYQQVIDELFETETYKQQALDAIKTNFDTMRSFTKDLFTMFEEKVILAQGELMSTMMMNLYLNETGVKSVLIPALDYMRIDKNGEPDPAYIKSNLEKRLAECPDAPIYITQGFICRNAYGEIDNLQRGGSDYSASLVGAAIQAEEIQIWTDIDGMHNNDPRFVEGTKPVRTLNFEEAAELAYFGAKILHPTCILPAKLNRIPVRLLNTMEPDAPGTMICGASETGKIKAVAAKDGITAIKIKSGRMLLAYGFLRKVFEIFESYQTAIDMVTTSEVGVSVTIDNTKHLTEILDDLKKFGTVTVDENMVIICVVGDLEWKNIGFESNAMQAMKDIPVRMVSYGGSNYNISFLVKAEDKKRALQALSHSLFE comes from the coding sequence ATGAAAGTATTAAAATTTGGTGGAACATCTGTCGGCTCGGCACAACGCATGAAAAATGTCGCCGGATTGATTTGCGACGGCAGTCAGAAAATCGTTGTCCTTTCGGCCATGTCGGGAACGACCAATACCTTGGTCGAAATCTCGGATTACCTCTATAAAAAGAATCCCGATGGAGCCAACGAAGTCATTAATGCCCTCGAACGCAAGTATCAACAGGTTATCGACGAACTTTTTGAGACCGAGACATACAAGCAACAGGCTCTCGATGCAATAAAGACCAATTTCGACACGATGCGTTCGTTCACCAAAGACCTCTTTACCATGTTCGAGGAGAAGGTGATTTTGGCACAAGGTGAATTGATGTCGACGATGATGATGAACCTCTATCTCAATGAGACGGGGGTGAAATCGGTTTTAATACCCGCTCTCGATTATATGCGTATCGACAAAAACGGAGAACCCGACCCCGCATATATAAAGAGCAATCTCGAAAAACGCTTGGCCGAGTGTCCCGATGCACCCATCTACATCACACAGGGATTTATCTGCCGCAATGCTTACGGTGAAATCGACAACCTGCAACGCGGAGGCAGCGACTATTCGGCTTCGCTGGTAGGTGCGGCCATACAAGCCGAAGAGATACAAATCTGGACCGACATCGACGGTATGCACAACAACGACCCTCGTTTTGTCGAAGGCACCAAACCCGTGCGCACGCTCAATTTCGAAGAAGCCGCCGAGTTGGCCTATTTCGGCGCGAAAATCCTGCACCCGACCTGCATACTCCCGGCCAAGCTCAATCGCATTCCCGTGCGACTGCTCAACACGATGGAGCCCGATGCCCCCGGTACGATGATTTGCGGCGCTTCCGAAACCGGAAAGATAAAAGCCGTTGCCGCCAAAGACGGAATCACGGCCATCAAAATCAAATCGGGACGAATGCTTTTGGCCTATGGTTTCCTGCGCAAGGTATTTGAGATTTTCGAAAGTTACCAGACCGCCATCGACATGGTGACGACTTCGGAAGTAGGTGTGTCGGTAACCATCGACAATACCAAGCACCTGACCGAAATACTCGACGATTTGAAAAAATTCGGTACGGTGACCGTCGACGAAAACATGGTTATCATTTGTGTCGTCGGGGATTTGGAATGGAAAAATATCGGTTTTGAGTCGAATGCCATGCAGGCGATGAAAGACATACCTGTGCGCATGGTTTCGTACGGTGGAAGCAACTACAACATCTCTTTCCTGGTGAAAGCCGAAGACAAGAAACGCGCCTTGCAGGCACTCAGTCACAGTTTATTTGAATAA
- a CDS encoding ATP-binding cassette domain-containing protein — protein MEKLQLINYRQVEICRNEQVVLQDADFELYSGEFVYLIGRVGSGKSTLLKTIYAEVPIHDGKATVFDLDMRKIRRRSIPYLRRKIGIVFQDFQLLTDRSVQKNLEFVLRATGWKDKKAIAERIEKILRQVGMENKAYRMPHELSGGEQQRIVIARALLNSPEIILADEPTGNLDPQTGKQIVALLHEICHEGTAVVMTTHNHYLVKEFPGRVLLCHEKHITDITDTIPTK, from the coding sequence ATGGAAAAGCTGCAACTCATCAATTATCGCCAAGTCGAAATTTGCCGCAACGAGCAAGTGGTATTGCAAGATGCCGATTTTGAACTGTACAGCGGCGAATTTGTCTATCTGATAGGTCGTGTGGGCAGCGGAAAAAGCACATTGTTGAAGACCATCTATGCCGAAGTGCCCATACACGACGGCAAAGCGACGGTGTTCGACTTGGATATGCGCAAGATACGTCGTCGTTCCATACCCTATTTGCGTCGTAAGATAGGAATCGTATTTCAAGACTTTCAACTCCTGACCGACCGCTCTGTGCAGAAAAATCTCGAATTCGTGTTACGGGCTACCGGCTGGAAAGACAAGAAAGCCATAGCCGAGCGCATCGAAAAAATACTCCGTCAAGTAGGAATGGAAAATAAAGCCTATCGCATGCCCCATGAACTTTCGGGCGGAGAGCAGCAACGCATCGTCATCGCGCGTGCCCTGCTCAATTCACCCGAGATTATTCTGGCCGACGAGCCTACCGGGAACCTCGACCCGCAGACCGGCAAGCAGATTGTCGCCCTGCTTCATGAGATATGCCATGAAGGAACGGCGGTTGTGATGACGACCCATAATCATTATCTCGTCAAGGAGTTTCCGGGACGTGTGTTGCTCTGCCATGAGAAGCACATTACCGATATTACCGATACGATTCCCACAAAGTGA
- a CDS encoding bifunctional phosphoribosyl-AMP cyclohydrolase/phosphoribosyl-ATP diphosphatase HisIE: MELDFDKMGGLIPAIVQDNCTGKVLMLGFMNKEAYDKTLEIGKVTFFSRTKNRLWTKGEESGHFLNVCSILVDCDADTLLIKANPVGPVCHTGSDTCFNEKNDADFYFIQYLQDFIDRRKAEMPEGSYTTSLFKKGVNRMAQKVGEEAVETVIEATNGTREGFIYEASDLIYHLIVLLTSKGLRMEDLARELKSRHKE, translated from the coding sequence ATGGAACTCGATTTTGACAAGATGGGCGGGCTTATTCCCGCCATTGTTCAGGATAATTGCACGGGCAAGGTCCTGATGCTGGGATTCATGAACAAAGAAGCCTATGACAAAACCTTGGAAATAGGCAAAGTAACCTTTTTCAGCCGTACCAAAAACCGTCTGTGGACCAAAGGCGAGGAGAGCGGCCATTTTTTGAACGTGTGTTCTATCCTGGTCGATTGTGACGCCGACACGCTTTTGATAAAAGCCAATCCCGTAGGGCCGGTATGCCACACCGGTAGCGATACTTGTTTCAACGAGAAAAACGATGCCGATTTTTACTTCATACAGTACCTGCAAGACTTTATCGACCGCCGCAAGGCCGAGATGCCCGAAGGTTCTTATACGACATCGCTCTTCAAGAAAGGGGTGAACCGCATGGCTCAAAAGGTGGGCGAAGAAGCCGTCGAGACGGTTATCGAAGCCACCAACGGTACTCGTGAAGGTTTTATCTATGAAGCCTCAGACTTGATATATCACCTGATTGTACTGCTGACCTCCAAAGGGTTGCGCATGGAAGACTTGGCCCGCGAACTCAAAAGCCGCCACAAAGAATAA
- the hisF gene encoding imidazole glycerol phosphate synthase subunit HisF, which produces MLAKRIVPCLDVKDGKTVKGVNFVNFRDAGDPVELGQVYSEQGADELVYLDITASHEGRKTFTDLVRRVAAHVSIPFTVGGGINELSDVDRLLNAGADKVSINSSALKNPGLIGEIAKNFGSQVCVVAIDANWEANGWRCYRSGGRVPTDKELFSWAREAQERGAGEILFTSMTHDGVKTGYANEALAHLHDLLDIPVIASGGAGAKEHFRDAFLAGKADAALAASVFHFGEISIPELKAYLAKENICVRI; this is translated from the coding sequence ATGTTAGCAAAACGCATTGTACCCTGCCTCGATGTAAAAGACGGAAAAACCGTAAAAGGGGTGAATTTTGTCAATTTCAGAGATGCCGGTGACCCGGTGGAACTGGGACAGGTTTATAGCGAGCAAGGTGCCGACGAATTGGTCTATCTCGATATTACAGCTTCCCACGAGGGCCGTAAGACGTTTACCGATTTGGTACGTCGGGTGGCAGCCCACGTGAGCATTCCTTTCACGGTGGGAGGGGGTATCAATGAACTGAGTGACGTGGACCGTTTGTTAAATGCCGGAGCCGACAAAGTCTCCATCAATTCATCGGCCTTGAAAAATCCCGGCTTGATTGGCGAGATTGCAAAGAACTTCGGCTCACAAGTGTGTGTGGTCGCCATCGATGCCAATTGGGAGGCGAACGGCTGGCGCTGTTATCGCAGCGGCGGACGCGTTCCCACCGATAAGGAACTTTTTTCTTGGGCACGGGAGGCGCAAGAACGCGGCGCGGGAGAGATACTCTTCACCAGCATGACCCACGATGGTGTGAAGACGGGCTATGCCAACGAAGCTCTTGCACACCTGCATGACTTGCTCGACATACCGGTCATCGCATCGGGTGGAGCCGGTGCGAAGGAGCACTTTCGCGACGCATTCCTCGCGGGAAAAGCCGATGCCGCTTTGGCTGCCAGCGTGTTTCATTTTGGCGAAATATCCATTCCCGAGTTGAAAGCCTATCTCGCAAAAGAAAATATTTGTGTAAGAATATAA